One window of Streptomyces sp. NBC_00273 genomic DNA carries:
- a CDS encoding ABC transporter ATP-binding protein translates to MTDKTAGGDVRLSGISKHYGTFTAVHPLDLTIPQGSFFALLGASGCGKTTTLRMIAGLEEPSTGTVHLGDREVTDLQPYKRPVNTVFQSYALFPHLSIFENVAFGLRRRGIKSVKKQVDDMLELVQLGQFAQRKPHQLSGGQQQRVAVARALINHPQVLLLDEPLGALDLKLRRQMQLELKRIQTEVGITFVHVTHDQEEAMTMADTVAVMNGGRVEQLGAPAELYENPGTTFVANFLGTSNLIEASVESAGSDVVVSASGTTLRLPAARCSTTPRAGGKLLVGVRPEKVSLVPVEEEDAIATGRNKITGRIAASSFIGVSTQFVIDSPVCPELEVYVQNIERDSRLVPGAEVVLHWNPEHTFGLDAAQDIDAGIETVEEGA, encoded by the coding sequence ATGACTGACAAGACCGCGGGCGGCGATGTCCGCCTCTCCGGGATCAGCAAGCACTACGGCACCTTCACCGCCGTGCACCCGCTGGACCTGACCATCCCCCAGGGCTCCTTCTTCGCCCTGCTCGGCGCCTCGGGCTGCGGGAAGACCACCACGCTGCGCATGATCGCCGGCCTGGAGGAACCCTCCACCGGCACGGTGCACCTCGGCGACCGGGAGGTCACCGACCTGCAGCCGTACAAGCGCCCGGTCAACACGGTCTTCCAGAGCTACGCGCTCTTCCCGCACCTGAGCATCTTCGAGAACGTCGCCTTCGGGCTGCGCCGCCGCGGCATCAAGTCGGTCAAGAAGCAGGTCGACGACATGCTGGAGCTGGTCCAGCTCGGCCAGTTCGCCCAGCGCAAGCCGCACCAGCTCTCCGGTGGTCAGCAGCAGCGCGTCGCCGTCGCCCGTGCCCTGATCAACCACCCCCAGGTGCTCCTCCTCGACGAGCCGCTCGGCGCCCTCGACCTCAAGCTGCGCCGCCAGATGCAGCTGGAGCTCAAGCGGATCCAGACCGAGGTCGGCATCACCTTCGTGCACGTCACGCACGACCAGGAGGAGGCCATGACCATGGCCGACACCGTCGCCGTGATGAACGGCGGCCGCGTCGAGCAGCTGGGCGCCCCCGCCGAGCTGTACGAGAACCCGGGCACCACCTTCGTGGCCAACTTCCTCGGCACCTCGAACCTCATCGAGGCGTCGGTGGAATCCGCCGGCTCCGACGTTGTCGTCTCTGCCTCCGGCACCACCCTCAGGCTGCCCGCCGCCCGATGTTCGACCACGCCCCGCGCCGGCGGAAAGCTGCTGGTCGGTGTGCGCCCGGAGAAGGTGTCCCTGGTCCCGGTCGAGGAGGAGGACGCCATCGCGACGGGCCGGAACAAGATCACCGGCCGCATAGCCGCCTCCTCCTTCATCGGAGTCTCCACCCAGTTCGTCATCGACAGCCCCGTCTGCCCCGAGCTCGAGGTCTACGTCCAGAACATCGAGCGCGACAGCCGCCTCGTGCCGGGCGCCGAGGTGGTCCTGCACTGGAACCCGGAGCACACCTTCGGCCTCGACGCGGCCCAGGACATCGACGCGGGCATCGAGACGGTGGAGGAGGGCGCATGA